Proteins co-encoded in one Clostridia bacterium genomic window:
- a CDS encoding HNH endonuclease: protein MHDWLREHIPLQSCATVAEGFERTFGVQMTACMVNSYAKNHKIHTKRYSERLTHEWAAWLIEHGPGTNSEDLTAQFNATFGTQLTIAQINAKRYKVGAVSGLKTRVPNSGCFQKGHVSHNKGKRQTEYMSEDAIRRTVATRFQKGNIPQTHLTVGSERLTKDGYIKVKIAEPNIWRFKHRIVWEQENGPIPPHHAVIFLDGNPINCAADNLALVDLPTNARLNQMHLRYDDPQATQAGIAIAKIATAIGKRKKKKP, encoded by the coding sequence CTCCAGTCGTGCGCGACCGTCGCAGAGGGTTTTGAGCGCACATTTGGGGTGCAAATGACCGCGTGCATGGTGAACTCTTACGCAAAAAACCATAAGATCCACACCAAGCGGTATAGCGAGCGCCTGACTCACGAGTGGGCAGCATGGCTCATAGAACACGGACCGGGAACAAACAGCGAAGACCTGACGGCACAATTCAACGCAACGTTCGGCACGCAGCTCACGATTGCGCAGATCAACGCGAAGCGATACAAGGTTGGAGCGGTCAGCGGGCTGAAGACGAGGGTGCCCAACTCCGGATGCTTTCAAAAGGGACACGTGTCGCATAACAAAGGAAAGCGCCAAACTGAGTATATGTCAGAGGATGCCATACGGCGCACGGTAGCAACGCGATTCCAAAAGGGGAACATACCACAAACCCATCTGACAGTTGGCAGTGAGAGACTGACCAAAGACGGATACATCAAGGTCAAGATAGCAGAGCCCAATATATGGCGCTTTAAGCACCGAATCGTATGGGAGCAAGAAAACGGTCCGATTCCGCCTCATCACGCCGTGATATTCCTCGATGGCAACCCCATCAACTGCGCGGCGGATAATTTGGCTCTCGTGGATCTTCCGACCAATGCACGCCTCAATCAAATGCACCTGCGCTACGATGATCCACAGGCAACCCAAGCGGGTATAGCGATTGCCAAAATCGCAACTGCCATCGGCAAAAGGAAAAAGAAAAAGCCATGA